The Malus sylvestris chromosome 12, drMalSylv7.2, whole genome shotgun sequence genome contains a region encoding:
- the LOC126593206 gene encoding uncharacterized protein LOC126593206 isoform X40 — protein sequence MPRGRTFATIILTISLLILAVTANLRDHILHVNHVDGTNANANPNDKSQEIANAANHIGKAVNDVANTANSLLNNLATALKPNTDNFTEYPRPALVQEFLLAHNEIRREEKMKPLVWNDTMAQLAEDWAMKQDHHDCQMQHSSYQGMGENLFWAHKAHWLPREAVQDWGHEKVYYNKEKRECEPDKPCEHYTQIIWKDTEQVGCARHKCSNGNLLVVCEYYPPGNWVGMDPFNPIPLSELAHHNLSRTAPSPPASSPSPPPPPSSPNSEASNSGGKHLMKRKGNKGGGHHVPRGQNGQGQGQKGNQAQTNHRQGQKGNQGPINHEQGNQGTSNHEQGQKENQGPSNYGESQKGNQDSSNHGQGQKGNQDSSNHGQGQKENQGPSNYGEGQKGNQSSSNHGQGQKGNQDSSNHGQGQKGNQDSSNHGQGQKGNQDSSNHGQGQKENQSNYGQGKKGNQSSSNHGQGQKGNQDSSNHGQGQKEKQGPSNYGQNQKGNQDSSNHGQGQNGNQGPNNHRHNQGSHGGGGGHHRQH from the exons ATGCCGCGAGGTCGGACCTTTGCTACCATAATACTCACCATCTCTCTCCTGATCCTCGCGGTCACGGCCAACTTGAGAGATCACATTCTTCATGTCAACCATGTTGATGGAACAAACGCCAATGCTAATCCCAATGATAAATCACAGGAAATAGCCAATGCCGCCAACCACATTGGCAAGGCTGTCAACGACGTTGCCAACACCGCGAATAGCCTTCTCAATAACCTGGCCACCGCGTTGAAACCAAACACGGACAACTTCACCGAGTACCCTCGACCGGCGCTGGTCCAAGAGTTCCTCCTGGCCCATAACGAGATCCGAAGAGAGGAGAAGATGAAGCCGTTGGTGTGGAACGACACGATGGCCCAGTTGGCGGAGGACTGGGCCATGAAGCAGGATCATCACGACTGTCAAATGCAGCATTCATCGTATCAAGGTATGGGGGAGAACTTGTTCTGGGCTCACAAAGCGCATTGGCTGCCGAGGGAGGCAGTGCAAGACTGGGGACATGAGAAGGTGTACTACAACAAAGAAAAGCGCGAGTGCGAACCAGATAAACCATGTGAACATTACACGCAGATTATATGGAAAGACACTGAACAAGTAGGATGCGCCCGACACAAATGCTCCAATGGAAATTTGCTAGTTGTTTGTGAATATTATCCTCCTGGAAATTGGGTCGGTATGGACCCCTTTAACCCAATCCCTTTATCTGAATTAGCTCATCATAACCTGTCGAGGACGGCGCCATCACCACCAGCATCTTCGCCTTCTCCGCCGCCACCACCATCATCGCCTAATAGTGAGGCGTCAAATTCAGGCGGCAAACATTTGATGAAACGAAAG GGTAATAAAGGTGGGGGTCATCATGTGCCACGTGGACAAAATGGACAAGGTCAAGGTCAAAAGGGTAATCAAGCCCAAACTAATCACAGACAAGGTCAAAAGGGAAATCAAGGCCCAATTAACCACGAACAAGGAAATCAAGGCACAAGTAACCACGAACAAGGTCAAAAGGAAAATCAAGGCCCAAGTAACTACGGAGAAAGTCAAAAGGGTAATCAAGACTCAAGTAATCACGGACAAGGTCAAAAGGGTAATCAAGACTCAAGTAATCACGGACAAGGTCAAAAGGAAAATCAAGGCCCAAGTAACTACGGAGAAGGTCAAAAGGGAAATCAAAGCTCAAGTAATCACGGACAAG GTCAAAAGGGTAATCAAGACTCAAGTAATCACGGACAAGGTCAAAAGGGTAATCAAGACTCAAGTAATCACGGACAAGGTCAAAAGGGTAATCAAGACTCAAGTAATCACGGACAAGgtcaaaaggaaaatcaaagtaACTACGGACAAGGTAAAAAGGGAAATCAAAGCTCAAGTAATCACGGACAAGGTCAAAAGGGTAATCAAGACTCAAGTAATCACGGCCAAGGTCAAAAGGAAAAGCAAGGCCCAAGTAACTACGGACAAAATCAAAAGGGCAATCAAGACTCAAGTAATCACGGACAAGGTCAAAATGGTAATCAAGGCCCAAATAATCACAGACACAATCAAGGGTCTCATGGTGGCGGTGGCGGTCACCATCGTCAACACTAG
- the LOC126593206 gene encoding uncharacterized protein LOC126593206 isoform X50 → MPRGRTFATIILTISLLILAVTANLRDHILHVNHVDGTNANANPNDKSQEIANAANHIGKAVNDVANTANSLLNNLATALKPNTDNFTEYPRPALVQEFLLAHNEIRREEKMKPLVWNDTMAQLAEDWAMKQDHHDCQMQHSSYQGMGENLFWAHKAHWLPREAVQDWGHEKVYYNKEKRECEPDKPCEHYTQIIWKDTEQVGCARHKCSNGNLLVVCEYYPPGNWVGMDPFNPIPLSELAHHNLSRTAPSPPASSPSPPPPPSSPNSEASNSGGKHLMKRKGNKGGGHHVPRGQNGQGQGQKGNQAQTNHRQGQKGNQGPINHEQGNQGTSNHEQGQKENQGPSNYGESQKGNQDSSNHGQGQKGNQDSSNHGQGQKENQGPSNYGEGQKGNQSSSNHGQGQKGNQDSSNHGQGQKGNQDSSNHGQGQKEKQGPSNYGQNQKGNQDSSNHGQGQNGNQGPNNHRHNQGSHGGGGGHHRQH, encoded by the exons ATGCCGCGAGGTCGGACCTTTGCTACCATAATACTCACCATCTCTCTCCTGATCCTCGCGGTCACGGCCAACTTGAGAGATCACATTCTTCATGTCAACCATGTTGATGGAACAAACGCCAATGCTAATCCCAATGATAAATCACAGGAAATAGCCAATGCCGCCAACCACATTGGCAAGGCTGTCAACGACGTTGCCAACACCGCGAATAGCCTTCTCAATAACCTGGCCACCGCGTTGAAACCAAACACGGACAACTTCACCGAGTACCCTCGACCGGCGCTGGTCCAAGAGTTCCTCCTGGCCCATAACGAGATCCGAAGAGAGGAGAAGATGAAGCCGTTGGTGTGGAACGACACGATGGCCCAGTTGGCGGAGGACTGGGCCATGAAGCAGGATCATCACGACTGTCAAATGCAGCATTCATCGTATCAAGGTATGGGGGAGAACTTGTTCTGGGCTCACAAAGCGCATTGGCTGCCGAGGGAGGCAGTGCAAGACTGGGGACATGAGAAGGTGTACTACAACAAAGAAAAGCGCGAGTGCGAACCAGATAAACCATGTGAACATTACACGCAGATTATATGGAAAGACACTGAACAAGTAGGATGCGCCCGACACAAATGCTCCAATGGAAATTTGCTAGTTGTTTGTGAATATTATCCTCCTGGAAATTGGGTCGGTATGGACCCCTTTAACCCAATCCCTTTATCTGAATTAGCTCATCATAACCTGTCGAGGACGGCGCCATCACCACCAGCATCTTCGCCTTCTCCGCCGCCACCACCATCATCGCCTAATAGTGAGGCGTCAAATTCAGGCGGCAAACATTTGATGAAACGAAAG GGTAATAAAGGTGGGGGTCATCATGTGCCACGTGGACAAAATGGACAAGGTCAAGGTCAAAAGGGTAATCAAGCCCAAACTAATCACAGACAAGGTCAAAAGGGAAATCAAGGCCCAATTAACCACGAACAAGGAAATCAAGGCACAAGTAACCACGAACAAGGTCAAAAGGAAAATCAAGGCCCAAGTAACTACGGAGAAAGTCAAAAGGGTAATCAAGACTCAAGTAATCACGGACAAGGTCAAAAGGGTAATCAAGACTCAAGTAATCACGGACAAGGTCAAAAGGAAAATCAAGGCCCAAGTAACTACGGAGAAGGTCAAAAGGGAAATCAAAGCTCAAGTAATCACGGACAAG GTCAAAAGGGTAATCAAGACTCAAGTAATCACGGACAAG GTCAAAAGGGTAATCAAGACTCAAGTAATCACGGCCAAGGTCAAAAGGAAAAGCAAGGCCCAAGTAACTACGGACAAAATCAAAAGGGCAATCAAGACTCAAGTAATCACGGACAAGGTCAAAATGGTAATCAAGGCCCAAATAATCACAGACACAATCAAGGGTCTCATGGTGGCGGTGGCGGTCACCATCGTCAACACTAG
- the LOC126593206 gene encoding uncharacterized protein LOC126593206 isoform X26 has translation MPRGRTFATIILTISLLILAVTANLRDHILHVNHVDGTNANANPNDKSQEIANAANHIGKAVNDVANTANSLLNNLATALKPNTDNFTEYPRPALVQEFLLAHNEIRREEKMKPLVWNDTMAQLAEDWAMKQDHHDCQMQHSSYQGMGENLFWAHKAHWLPREAVQDWGHEKVYYNKEKRECEPDKPCEHYTQIIWKDTEQVGCARHKCSNGNLLVVCEYYPPGNWVGMDPFNPIPLSELAHHNLSRTAPSPPASSPSPPPPPSSPNSEASNSGGKHLMKRKGNKGGGHHVPRGQNGQGQGQKGNQAQTNHRQGQKGNQGPINHEQGNQGTSNHEQGQKENQGPSNYGESQKGNQDSSNHGQGQKGNQDSSNHGQGQKENQGPSNYGEGQKGNQSSSNHGQGQKENQGPSNYGEGQKGNQSSSNHGQGQKGNQDSSNHGQGQKGNQDSSNHGQGQKGNQDSSNHGQGQKGNQDSSNHGQGQKENQSNYGQGKKGNQSSSNHGQGQKGNQDSSNHGQGQKEKQGPSNYGQNQKGNQDSSNHGQGQNGNQGPNNHRHNQGSHGGGGGHHRQH, from the exons ATGCCGCGAGGTCGGACCTTTGCTACCATAATACTCACCATCTCTCTCCTGATCCTCGCGGTCACGGCCAACTTGAGAGATCACATTCTTCATGTCAACCATGTTGATGGAACAAACGCCAATGCTAATCCCAATGATAAATCACAGGAAATAGCCAATGCCGCCAACCACATTGGCAAGGCTGTCAACGACGTTGCCAACACCGCGAATAGCCTTCTCAATAACCTGGCCACCGCGTTGAAACCAAACACGGACAACTTCACCGAGTACCCTCGACCGGCGCTGGTCCAAGAGTTCCTCCTGGCCCATAACGAGATCCGAAGAGAGGAGAAGATGAAGCCGTTGGTGTGGAACGACACGATGGCCCAGTTGGCGGAGGACTGGGCCATGAAGCAGGATCATCACGACTGTCAAATGCAGCATTCATCGTATCAAGGTATGGGGGAGAACTTGTTCTGGGCTCACAAAGCGCATTGGCTGCCGAGGGAGGCAGTGCAAGACTGGGGACATGAGAAGGTGTACTACAACAAAGAAAAGCGCGAGTGCGAACCAGATAAACCATGTGAACATTACACGCAGATTATATGGAAAGACACTGAACAAGTAGGATGCGCCCGACACAAATGCTCCAATGGAAATTTGCTAGTTGTTTGTGAATATTATCCTCCTGGAAATTGGGTCGGTATGGACCCCTTTAACCCAATCCCTTTATCTGAATTAGCTCATCATAACCTGTCGAGGACGGCGCCATCACCACCAGCATCTTCGCCTTCTCCGCCGCCACCACCATCATCGCCTAATAGTGAGGCGTCAAATTCAGGCGGCAAACATTTGATGAAACGAAAG GGTAATAAAGGTGGGGGTCATCATGTGCCACGTGGACAAAATGGACAAGGTCAAGGTCAAAAGGGTAATCAAGCCCAAACTAATCACAGACAAGGTCAAAAGGGAAATCAAGGCCCAATTAACCACGAACAAGGAAATCAAGGCACAAGTAACCACGAACAAGGTCAAAAGGAAAATCAAGGCCCAAGTAACTACGGAGAAAGTCAAAAGGGTAATCAAGACTCAAGTAATCACGGACAAGGTCAAAAGGGTAATCAAGACTCAAGTAATCACGGACAAGGTCAAAAGGAAAATCAAGGCCCAAGTAACTACGGAGAAGGTCAAAAGGGAAATCAAAGCTCAAGTAATCACGGACAAGGTCAAAAGGAAAATCAAGGCCCAAGTAACTACGGAGAAGGTCAAAAGGGAAATCAAAGCTCAAGTAATCACGGACAAG GTCAAAAGGGTAATCAAGACTCAAGTAATCACGGACAAG GTCAAAAGGGTAATCAAGACTCAAGTAATCACGGACAAGGTCAAAAGGGTAATCAAGACTCAAGTAATCACGGACAAGGTCAAAAGGGTAATCAAGACTCAAGTAATCACGGACAAGgtcaaaaggaaaatcaaagtaACTACGGACAAGGTAAAAAGGGAAATCAAAGCTCAAGTAATCACGGACAAGGTCAAAAGGGTAATCAAGACTCAAGTAATCACGGCCAAGGTCAAAAGGAAAAGCAAGGCCCAAGTAACTACGGACAAAATCAAAAGGGCAATCAAGACTCAAGTAATCACGGACAAGGTCAAAATGGTAATCAAGGCCCAAATAATCACAGACACAATCAAGGGTCTCATGGTGGCGGTGGCGGTCACCATCGTCAACACTAG
- the LOC126593206 gene encoding uncharacterized protein LOC126593206 isoform X38, producing MPRGRTFATIILTISLLILAVTANLRDHILHVNHVDGTNANANPNDKSQEIANAANHIGKAVNDVANTANSLLNNLATALKPNTDNFTEYPRPALVQEFLLAHNEIRREEKMKPLVWNDTMAQLAEDWAMKQDHHDCQMQHSSYQGMGENLFWAHKAHWLPREAVQDWGHEKVYYNKEKRECEPDKPCEHYTQIIWKDTEQVGCARHKCSNGNLLVVCEYYPPGNWVGMDPFNPIPLSELAHHNLSRTAPSPPASSPSPPPPPSSPNSEASNSGGKHLMKRKGNKGGGHHVPRGQNGQGQGQKGNQAQTNHRQGQKGNQGPINHEQGNQGTSNHEQGQKENQGPSNYGESQKGNQDSSNHGQGQKGNQDSSNHGQGQKENQGPSNYGEGQKGNQSSSNHGQGQKENQGPSNYGEGQKGNQSSSNHGQGQKGNQDSSNHGQGQKENQSNYGQGKKGNQSSSNHGQGQKGNQDSSNHGQGQKEKQGPSNYGQNQKGNQDSSNHGQGQNGNQGPNNHRHNQGSHGGGGGHHRQH from the exons ATGCCGCGAGGTCGGACCTTTGCTACCATAATACTCACCATCTCTCTCCTGATCCTCGCGGTCACGGCCAACTTGAGAGATCACATTCTTCATGTCAACCATGTTGATGGAACAAACGCCAATGCTAATCCCAATGATAAATCACAGGAAATAGCCAATGCCGCCAACCACATTGGCAAGGCTGTCAACGACGTTGCCAACACCGCGAATAGCCTTCTCAATAACCTGGCCACCGCGTTGAAACCAAACACGGACAACTTCACCGAGTACCCTCGACCGGCGCTGGTCCAAGAGTTCCTCCTGGCCCATAACGAGATCCGAAGAGAGGAGAAGATGAAGCCGTTGGTGTGGAACGACACGATGGCCCAGTTGGCGGAGGACTGGGCCATGAAGCAGGATCATCACGACTGTCAAATGCAGCATTCATCGTATCAAGGTATGGGGGAGAACTTGTTCTGGGCTCACAAAGCGCATTGGCTGCCGAGGGAGGCAGTGCAAGACTGGGGACATGAGAAGGTGTACTACAACAAAGAAAAGCGCGAGTGCGAACCAGATAAACCATGTGAACATTACACGCAGATTATATGGAAAGACACTGAACAAGTAGGATGCGCCCGACACAAATGCTCCAATGGAAATTTGCTAGTTGTTTGTGAATATTATCCTCCTGGAAATTGGGTCGGTATGGACCCCTTTAACCCAATCCCTTTATCTGAATTAGCTCATCATAACCTGTCGAGGACGGCGCCATCACCACCAGCATCTTCGCCTTCTCCGCCGCCACCACCATCATCGCCTAATAGTGAGGCGTCAAATTCAGGCGGCAAACATTTGATGAAACGAAAG GGTAATAAAGGTGGGGGTCATCATGTGCCACGTGGACAAAATGGACAAGGTCAAGGTCAAAAGGGTAATCAAGCCCAAACTAATCACAGACAAGGTCAAAAGGGAAATCAAGGCCCAATTAACCACGAACAAGGAAATCAAGGCACAAGTAACCACGAACAAGGTCAAAAGGAAAATCAAGGCCCAAGTAACTACGGAGAAAGTCAAAAGGGTAATCAAGACTCAAGTAATCACGGACAAGGTCAAAAGGGTAATCAAGACTCAAGTAATCACGGACAAGGTCAAAAGGAAAATCAAGGCCCAAGTAACTACGGAGAAGGTCAAAAGGGAAATCAAAGCTCAAGTAATCACGGACAAGGTCAAAAGGAAAATCAAGGCCCAAGTAACTACGGAGAAGGTCAAAAGGGAAATCAAAGCTCAAGTAATCACGGACAAG GTCAAAAGGGTAATCAAGACTCAAGTAATCACGGACAAGgtcaaaaggaaaatcaaagtaACTACGGACAAGGTAAAAAGGGAAATCAAAGCTCAAGTAATCACGGACAAGGTCAAAAGGGTAATCAAGACTCAAGTAATCACGGCCAAGGTCAAAAGGAAAAGCAAGGCCCAAGTAACTACGGACAAAATCAAAAGGGCAATCAAGACTCAAGTAATCACGGACAAGGTCAAAATGGTAATCAAGGCCCAAATAATCACAGACACAATCAAGGGTCTCATGGTGGCGGTGGCGGTCACCATCGTCAACACTAG
- the LOC126593206 gene encoding uncharacterized protein LOC126593206 isoform X43, producing the protein MPRGRTFATIILTISLLILAVTANLRDHILHVNHVDGTNANANPNDKSQEIANAANHIGKAVNDVANTANSLLNNLATALKPNTDNFTEYPRPALVQEFLLAHNEIRREEKMKPLVWNDTMAQLAEDWAMKQDHHDCQMQHSSYQGMGENLFWAHKAHWLPREAVQDWGHEKVYYNKEKRECEPDKPCEHYTQIIWKDTEQVGCARHKCSNGNLLVVCEYYPPGNWVGMDPFNPIPLSELAHHNLSRTAPSPPASSPSPPPPPSSPNSEASNSGGKHLMKRKGNKGGGHHVPRGQNGQGQGQKGNQAQTNHRQGQKGNQGPINHEQGNQGTSNHEQGQKENQGPSNYGESQKGNQDSSNHGQGQKGNQDSSNHGQGQKENQGPSNYGEGQKGNQSSSNHGQGQKGNQDSSNHGQGQKGNQDSSNHGQGQKENQSNYGQGKKGNQSSSNHGQGQKGNQDSSNHGQGQKEKQGPSNYGQNQKGNQDSSNHGQGQNGNQGPNNHRHNQGSHGGGGGHHRQH; encoded by the exons ATGCCGCGAGGTCGGACCTTTGCTACCATAATACTCACCATCTCTCTCCTGATCCTCGCGGTCACGGCCAACTTGAGAGATCACATTCTTCATGTCAACCATGTTGATGGAACAAACGCCAATGCTAATCCCAATGATAAATCACAGGAAATAGCCAATGCCGCCAACCACATTGGCAAGGCTGTCAACGACGTTGCCAACACCGCGAATAGCCTTCTCAATAACCTGGCCACCGCGTTGAAACCAAACACGGACAACTTCACCGAGTACCCTCGACCGGCGCTGGTCCAAGAGTTCCTCCTGGCCCATAACGAGATCCGAAGAGAGGAGAAGATGAAGCCGTTGGTGTGGAACGACACGATGGCCCAGTTGGCGGAGGACTGGGCCATGAAGCAGGATCATCACGACTGTCAAATGCAGCATTCATCGTATCAAGGTATGGGGGAGAACTTGTTCTGGGCTCACAAAGCGCATTGGCTGCCGAGGGAGGCAGTGCAAGACTGGGGACATGAGAAGGTGTACTACAACAAAGAAAAGCGCGAGTGCGAACCAGATAAACCATGTGAACATTACACGCAGATTATATGGAAAGACACTGAACAAGTAGGATGCGCCCGACACAAATGCTCCAATGGAAATTTGCTAGTTGTTTGTGAATATTATCCTCCTGGAAATTGGGTCGGTATGGACCCCTTTAACCCAATCCCTTTATCTGAATTAGCTCATCATAACCTGTCGAGGACGGCGCCATCACCACCAGCATCTTCGCCTTCTCCGCCGCCACCACCATCATCGCCTAATAGTGAGGCGTCAAATTCAGGCGGCAAACATTTGATGAAACGAAAG GGTAATAAAGGTGGGGGTCATCATGTGCCACGTGGACAAAATGGACAAGGTCAAGGTCAAAAGGGTAATCAAGCCCAAACTAATCACAGACAAGGTCAAAAGGGAAATCAAGGCCCAATTAACCACGAACAAGGAAATCAAGGCACAAGTAACCACGAACAAGGTCAAAAGGAAAATCAAGGCCCAAGTAACTACGGAGAAAGTCAAAAGGGTAATCAAGACTCAAGTAATCACGGACAAGGTCAAAAGGGTAATCAAGACTCAAGTAATCACGGACAAGGTCAAAAGGAAAATCAAGGCCCAAGTAACTACGGAGAAGGTCAAAAGGGAAATCAAAGCTCAAGTAATCACGGACAAG GTCAAAAGGGTAATCAAGACTCAAGTAATCACGGACAAGGTCAAAAGGGTAATCAAGACTCAAGTAATCACGGACAAGgtcaaaaggaaaatcaaagtaACTACGGACAAGGTAAAAAGGGAAATCAAAGCTCAAGTAATCACGGACAAGGTCAAAAGGGTAATCAAGACTCAAGTAATCACGGCCAAGGTCAAAAGGAAAAGCAAGGCCCAAGTAACTACGGACAAAATCAAAAGGGCAATCAAGACTCAAGTAATCACGGACAAGGTCAAAATGGTAATCAAGGCCCAAATAATCACAGACACAATCAAGGGTCTCATGGTGGCGGTGGCGGTCACCATCGTCAACACTAG
- the LOC126593206 gene encoding uncharacterized protein LOC126593206 isoform X46 has translation MPRGRTFATIILTISLLILAVTANLRDHILHVNHVDGTNANANPNDKSQEIANAANHIGKAVNDVANTANSLLNNLATALKPNTDNFTEYPRPALVQEFLLAHNEIRREEKMKPLVWNDTMAQLAEDWAMKQDHHDCQMQHSSYQGMGENLFWAHKAHWLPREAVQDWGHEKVYYNKEKRECEPDKPCEHYTQIIWKDTEQVGCARHKCSNGNLLVVCEYYPPGNWVGMDPFNPIPLSELAHHNLSRTAPSPPASSPSPPPPPSSPNSEASNSGGKHLMKRKGNKGGGHHVPRGQNGQGQGQKGNQAQTNHRQGQKGNQGPINHEQGNQGTSNHEQGQKENQGPSNYGESQKGNQDSSNHGQGQKGNQDSSNHGQGQKENQGPSNYGEGQKGNQSSSNHGQGQKGNQDSSNHGQGQKENQSNYGQGKKGNQSSSNHGQGQKGNQDSSNHGQGQKEKQGPSNYGQNQKGNQDSSNHGQGQNGNQGPNNHRHNQGSHGGGGGHHRQH, from the exons ATGCCGCGAGGTCGGACCTTTGCTACCATAATACTCACCATCTCTCTCCTGATCCTCGCGGTCACGGCCAACTTGAGAGATCACATTCTTCATGTCAACCATGTTGATGGAACAAACGCCAATGCTAATCCCAATGATAAATCACAGGAAATAGCCAATGCCGCCAACCACATTGGCAAGGCTGTCAACGACGTTGCCAACACCGCGAATAGCCTTCTCAATAACCTGGCCACCGCGTTGAAACCAAACACGGACAACTTCACCGAGTACCCTCGACCGGCGCTGGTCCAAGAGTTCCTCCTGGCCCATAACGAGATCCGAAGAGAGGAGAAGATGAAGCCGTTGGTGTGGAACGACACGATGGCCCAGTTGGCGGAGGACTGGGCCATGAAGCAGGATCATCACGACTGTCAAATGCAGCATTCATCGTATCAAGGTATGGGGGAGAACTTGTTCTGGGCTCACAAAGCGCATTGGCTGCCGAGGGAGGCAGTGCAAGACTGGGGACATGAGAAGGTGTACTACAACAAAGAAAAGCGCGAGTGCGAACCAGATAAACCATGTGAACATTACACGCAGATTATATGGAAAGACACTGAACAAGTAGGATGCGCCCGACACAAATGCTCCAATGGAAATTTGCTAGTTGTTTGTGAATATTATCCTCCTGGAAATTGGGTCGGTATGGACCCCTTTAACCCAATCCCTTTATCTGAATTAGCTCATCATAACCTGTCGAGGACGGCGCCATCACCACCAGCATCTTCGCCTTCTCCGCCGCCACCACCATCATCGCCTAATAGTGAGGCGTCAAATTCAGGCGGCAAACATTTGATGAAACGAAAG GGTAATAAAGGTGGGGGTCATCATGTGCCACGTGGACAAAATGGACAAGGTCAAGGTCAAAAGGGTAATCAAGCCCAAACTAATCACAGACAAGGTCAAAAGGGAAATCAAGGCCCAATTAACCACGAACAAGGAAATCAAGGCACAAGTAACCACGAACAAGGTCAAAAGGAAAATCAAGGCCCAAGTAACTACGGAGAAAGTCAAAAGGGTAATCAAGACTCAAGTAATCACGGACAAGGTCAAAAGGGTAATCAAGACTCAAGTAATCACGGACAAGGTCAAAAGGAAAATCAAGGCCCAAGTAACTACGGAGAAGGTCAAAAGGGAAATCAAAGCTCAAGTAATCACGGACAAG GTCAAAAGGGTAATCAAGACTCAAGTAATCACGGACAAGgtcaaaaggaaaatcaaagtaACTACGGACAAGGTAAAAAGGGAAATCAAAGCTCAAGTAATCACGGACAAGGTCAAAAGGGTAATCAAGACTCAAGTAATCACGGCCAAGGTCAAAAGGAAAAGCAAGGCCCAAGTAACTACGGACAAAATCAAAAGGGCAATCAAGACTCAAGTAATCACGGACAAGGTCAAAATGGTAATCAAGGCCCAAATAATCACAGACACAATCAAGGGTCTCATGGTGGCGGTGGCGGTCACCATCGTCAACACTAG